GGAGCGGTCTTCGGAGCGTGCGCCTTCGAGCCAGCCGAACTGGACCCGGGAATCTGCGAACGGTGCTCGGGGGTGACACTGGAGCTGCTGCTGCGCCACGCCCCGCTGCCGCTGCGGATCGCTGCTCTGGACGCCTACCTCGGCGTGCTCGAACCGCACGGCCCGAGCGCCGGGGCCGAGCGGGTCGTGCTTCCTGCGGGCTCTCCCGAGAGCCGGGCCGAGGCACGGGACGCGGCCATCGCGGGACTGCTGGAGATCGCCCCCGGCGCGAACGTCGCCTTGATCGGGGTGGTCGACCCCCTGGTGGCCGCCATCCGCGAACGCGGCGGAAGATGCCTGCCCTGCGACTTCAACACCGGCAGCACGCGGTGGGGCGATCCGGTCGCCGACGGCACCGAGGAGGTGCTGCACGCGGCAGAGGCCGTGGTCGCCACGGGAATGACCCTGGGCAACGGGACGTTCGACGGAATCGTCGCGCACTGTCGCCGACGGGAGCTGCCGTTGGTGGTCTACGCCCAGACGGGAAGCAACATCGCGCGGGCCTTCCTCGGCGGCGGGGTGACCGCGCTGTTGGCCGAGCCGTTCCCGTTCTCGCAGTTCAGCGCCGATTCCACGGCTGCGTACCGGTATCGCCTTCCGAAAGTCGAGTCATGAACCGCACGCTGTCCCGCGAGACGGTGCTCGGGCACTGCTCCTGCCACCATGGCGAGATCCTGCAGGGGGTGTTCCGGGACTCCGACGGGCGGCCGTGCCGGGGTTTGACCACACTGCCCGTGTTCGGCCGCGGCGTCCGCGCCGAGTTCACCCCGGACCCCGGCAGGGGTCCGGAGGAGCTGAGCGTCTACCCGCGGACGAAGACCAAGGCCGCCGCCGCGGCGGCGCTCGCCGGTGCGGAGTGCCGGCGTCGTGACCAGCGGGGATCGTGCGGAGGGAGGATCCGGCTGACCAGCACCGTGCCACTCGGACTCGGGATGGGTTCGTCGACCAGCGATGTCATCGCCACCGTCCGTGCGGTCGCCGCCGGTGCCGGGATGTCGCTGCCCTGGAGCACGATCGCCGCGATAGCCGTGCGTGCCGAGGGCGCCTCGGATCCGCTGATGCTGGACGAGCACGCCCTGCTGTTCGCCCAGCGCCAGGGGCGCGTCCTCGAACGTTTCGGCAATGCCCTGCCCAGGGTGATCGTGGTCGGTTGCGTGACCGGGGGCGGCGGAACCGTGGACACGCTCCGCCTCGGCCCCGGCGGGGAACGGGACGCGGACGTGCAGGTGTTCCAGCGGCTGCGCGGCATGCTCAGGCGGGCCGTCGTCGAGTCCGACGTGGAACTGCTCGGGCGGGTCAGCACCGAGAGCGCCCGGCACAACCAACGAGTGCTGCCCAAGGAGGAGCTGGGCGCGCTCGAGGAGATCGCGGGAGAGGTCGAGGCGGCCGGTGTGCAGGTGGCCCACAGCGGGAACGTCGCGGGGCTGCTCTTCGACCCGGACGCCCCCGAGCTCCGGGCTCGGCTCCGGGAGTGCGTGCGCGCGCTGAACCGGCGCGGAATTCCCTTCTCCCACCTGTTCAGGAGCTATCCCGTCCAGAAAGGACGCGAAACATGGACGAGCACATCGCGGACGCGCTCAGTCGCCCGGACCTGGTGCGGCTCACCGACCGGGTCTTTTGCGTTCGATTCGAGACGATGAAGGTCGTCTCGGCGCTGGCCGCGGTGCGCCGCCTGCTCGACGAGGGGCGTGTGCGTCCCGGGGACACCGTGCTGGACAGTTCCAGCGGGATCTACGCCTATGCGCTGGCCCTGGCCTGTCACCGTTTCGGGTTGAGGTGCTACATCGTCGGCTCGACGACCGTGGACGAGACGCTGCGGGTGCAGCTCGAGGTGCTGGGCGCGACGTTGGAGCGGATGCC
The sequence above is a segment of the Actinopolyspora saharensis genome. Coding sequences within it:
- a CDS encoding Rossmann-like domain-containing protein, producing the protein MIRADEDVEALLNEALSGKWDPAPESLSATSVFWVHHGTRLAGGEVTYRNQYVLVRVGAVFGACAFEPAELDPGICERCSGVTLELLLRHAPLPLRIAALDAYLGVLEPHGPSAGAERVVLPAGSPESRAEARDAAIAGLLEIAPGANVALIGVVDPLVAAIRERGGRCLPCDFNTGSTRWGDPVADGTEEVLHAAEAVVATGMTLGNGTFDGIVAHCRRRELPLVVYAQTGSNIARAFLGGGVTALLAEPFPFSQFSADSTAAYRYRLPKVES
- a CDS encoding GHMP kinase, whose protein sequence is MNRTLSRETVLGHCSCHHGEILQGVFRDSDGRPCRGLTTLPVFGRGVRAEFTPDPGRGPEELSVYPRTKTKAAAAAALAGAECRRRDQRGSCGGRIRLTSTVPLGLGMGSSTSDVIATVRAVAAGAGMSLPWSTIAAIAVRAEGASDPLMLDEHALLFAQRQGRVLERFGNALPRVIVVGCVTGGGGTVDTLRLGPGGERDADVQVFQRLRGMLRRAVVESDVELLGRVSTESARHNQRVLPKEELGALEEIAGEVEAAGVQVAHSGNVAGLLFDPDAPELRARLRECVRALNRRGIPFSHLFRSYPVQKGRETWTSTSRTRSVARTWCGSPTGSFAFDSRR